Proteins from one Staphylococcus sp. IVB6214 genomic window:
- a CDS encoding HD domain-containing protein produces MKTHIQAAYDYMNEVHAQDTTGHDVAHVKRVHKMARFIAASYPNANHYVIEIAALLHDTVDDKLVNPEAAYRNLNTFLNDLNVTSMDQDAIRYIIENMSFRQTDQVGKLNTIEAQIVQDADRLDALGAIGIARTFQFAGHFKEPMWTGEATQQELNNQNVHLEQLSPSAIKHFYEKLLLLLKTLMNTPEAREIAAQRHLFLEQFLDQFFDEWDTTER; encoded by the coding sequence ATGAAAACACATATTCAAGCGGCATATGATTATATGAACGAAGTGCATGCGCAGGATACAACCGGGCATGATGTGGCACATGTCAAACGTGTTCACAAAATGGCACGTTTCATTGCAGCATCTTATCCAAATGCCAACCATTACGTCATTGAAATAGCTGCTTTATTGCATGATACAGTTGATGATAAACTCGTAAATCCTGAAGCAGCCTATCGTAATCTCAATACATTTTTAAATGATCTTAATGTAACATCCATGGATCAAGACGCAATTCGCTATATCATCGAAAATATGAGCTTTCGTCAGACAGATCAAGTGGGCAAACTTAACACCATCGAAGCACAAATCGTACAAGATGCCGATCGTCTGGATGCCCTTGGCGCTATCGGTATTGCACGGACGTTCCAATTTGCCGGTCACTTCAAAGAACCAATGTGGACAGGCGAAGCAACGCAGCAAGAACTCAACAATCAAAATGTACACCTCGAGCAGTTGTCACCTTCTGCCATCAAACATTTTTACGAAAAGTTACTACTACTACTAAAAACGCTTATGAATACACCTGAAGCACGAGAAATAGCAGCACAACGTCATCTGTTTCTCGAACAGTTTCTTGATCAATTCTTTGATGAATGGGATACCACTGAACGATAA
- the yidC gene encoding membrane protein insertase YidC, with protein MKNKALLAMLFGITLFLAGCDYSKPENRDGFFYNTFVQPMDSLIHWLGHELDNNYGLAIIIIVLVVRIVLLPLMLSNYKNMHMMREKMKVAKPDITAVQEKVKRARTQEDKLAANQEMMTVYKKYGMNPMSSMIGCLPLLIQMPIIMGLYFVLRYPTGGGITKYSDFMWFQLDKPDIWITLIAGILYFLQAYVSLSNMPAEQKQMGYMMMIISPIMIIWISYTSAAALGLYWSVSAAFLVVQTYFANVVYSKKAKEEVAPLIKKMEAEKNQNNKTGKNTQVVSKKKKKK; from the coding sequence ATGAAGAATAAAGCGTTACTAGCCATGCTTTTTGGTATCACACTTTTTTTAGCTGGTTGTGATTATAGTAAGCCTGAGAACCGAGATGGTTTCTTTTACAATACATTCGTACAACCAATGGATAGCTTAATTCATTGGTTAGGCCATGAACTAGATAATAACTATGGTCTTGCGATTATCATTATCGTATTAGTTGTACGTATCGTATTATTACCATTGATGTTATCAAACTATAAAAACATGCATATGATGCGTGAAAAAATGAAAGTTGCAAAACCTGACATTACAGCAGTACAAGAAAAAGTTAAACGTGCACGTACACAAGAAGACAAACTTGCAGCTAACCAAGAAATGATGACAGTGTACAAAAAATATGGTATGAATCCAATGTCTAGTATGATTGGTTGTTTACCATTACTAATCCAAATGCCAATCATCATGGGTCTATATTTCGTATTAAGATACCCAACAGGTGGCGGTATTACGAAATACTCTGATTTCATGTGGTTCCAACTAGATAAACCAGATATTTGGATTACGCTAATCGCGGGTATTCTATACTTTTTACAAGCGTACGTATCTTTATCAAATATGCCTGCTGAACAAAAACAAATGGGCTATATGATGATGATTATCTCACCAATTATGATCATCTGGATTTCATACACATCAGCTGCCGCATTAGGTTTATACTGGTCTGTATCGGCTGCATTCCTTGTTGTTCAAACATATTTTGCGAATGTCGTTTATAGTAAAAAAGCAAAAGAAGAAGTAGCACCATTGATTAAAAAGATGGAAGCTGAGAAAAACCAAAACAACAAGACAGGTAAAAATACACAAGTTGTATCGAAGAAGAAGAAAAAGAAATAA
- the thiE gene encoding thiamine phosphate synthase: MRFDRKQLRVYFIAGTQDVKKGSLDRILEDALKAGITMFQFREKGPSALTGEAKKQKALELQKLCRTYQVPFIVNDDVALALEIDADGIHVGQDDAEVQSFYTQAEDKIIGLSVSNFEEYDQSDLTHVDYIGVGPVYRTQSKSDAKQAGGIEMIRRMRRYDEEIPIVAIGGITEENVASIINNGADGIATISSITQSDNIEKSVSCYLQYFK; this comes from the coding sequence ATGAGATTTGATCGTAAGCAATTACGAGTTTATTTTATTGCAGGGACGCAAGATGTAAAAAAGGGAAGTCTTGATCGTATTCTTGAAGATGCTTTAAAAGCAGGTATAACGATGTTTCAGTTTCGTGAAAAAGGTCCCTCTGCATTAACAGGAGAAGCAAAAAAACAAAAAGCATTAGAACTTCAGAAGTTATGTCGGACGTATCAAGTTCCTTTTATTGTCAATGATGATGTTGCACTTGCTTTAGAAATAGATGCTGATGGTATACATGTCGGGCAAGACGATGCAGAAGTTCAAAGCTTTTATACACAAGCAGAAGATAAAATTATCGGTCTAAGTGTGAGTAACTTTGAAGAGTATGATCAGTCAGATTTGACACATGTCGATTACATTGGTGTAGGTCCTGTATATCGAACGCAATCGAAGAGCGATGCCAAACAAGCCGGTGGTATCGAAATGATTCGTCGTATGCGTCGTTATGATGAAGAGATTCCCATTGTCGCAATCGGTGGTATTACAGAAGAAAATGTTGCGTCTATTATTAATAATGGAGCAGATGGTATTGCCACTATTTCTTCAATTACACAGAGTGACAATATTGAAAAATCTGTGTCGTGCTACTTACAATATTTTAAATAA
- the thiM gene encoding hydroxyethylthiazole kinase, translating into MSDYLTEVRKESPLVICYTNDVVKNFTANGLLSLGASPAMSEAPEEAADFFKVAQALLINIGTLTQQSGEDMLRIAKEANRQGVPIVFDPVAVGASQFRRNFCKRFLEEIQVTVIKGNASEILALVDETATMKGTDSTLDQLPVEAAKQAHHQYDAAIVMTGETDVIVQDDRAIALGNGTPLLAKVTGTGCLLGAVVASFLLKDTQPSLEKLAEAVSYYTISAERAEVKAGADLPGTFSVAFLDALSQTATVAFQQEIKKREVKNDEI; encoded by the coding sequence ATGAGCGATTATTTAACCGAAGTACGCAAAGAAAGTCCACTAGTTATATGTTATACCAATGATGTTGTTAAAAACTTTACTGCAAATGGCCTACTTAGTCTAGGTGCGAGTCCAGCTATGAGTGAAGCACCTGAAGAAGCGGCAGACTTTTTTAAAGTTGCACAAGCGTTACTCATCAATATCGGTACACTAACACAACAAAGCGGTGAAGATATGTTGCGCATTGCTAAAGAAGCAAACCGCCAAGGCGTACCAATTGTTTTCGATCCCGTGGCAGTCGGTGCTTCTCAATTCAGAAGAAACTTTTGCAAACGCTTTTTAGAAGAAATTCAAGTGACAGTCATAAAAGGAAATGCTTCTGAAATTTTAGCACTTGTGGATGAAACAGCCACGATGAAAGGGACAGACAGTACGCTTGATCAACTGCCTGTTGAAGCGGCAAAACAAGCACATCATCAATATGATGCAGCTATCGTAATGACTGGTGAAACAGATGTGATCGTACAAGACGATCGAGCAATCGCTTTAGGCAATGGGACGCCGTTATTAGCAAAAGTCACTGGGACAGGTTGTTTACTAGGTGCTGTTGTCGCAAGTTTTTTATTGAAAGATACACAGCCTTCATTGGAGAAGTTAGCTGAAGCGGTATCATACTATACCATTTCAGCAGAACGCGCAGAAGTAAAAGCAGGTGCTGATTTGCCAGGGACTTTTTCAGTCGCATTTTTAGATGCATTGAGTCAAACTGCGACAGTCGCTTTTCAACAAGAGATAAAGAAGAGAGAAGTGAAGAATGATGAGATTTGA
- the thiD gene encoding bifunctional hydroxymethylpyrimidine kinase/phosphomethylpyrimidine kinase, whose amino-acid sequence MQKPKIALTIAGTDPSGGAGAMADLKSFHACGVYGMSAITSIVAQNSLGVQHIHNLEPAWLEEQLASVFNDEPPHALKTGMIPTPDMMMIIERYLKNFDIPYVIDPVMVAKSGDSLMAEQVRKQLKTTLLPYADVATPNIPEAEEITGFQLDTMEKIHRAGEFFIKEIGSKGVVIKGGHLAGDATDHLFTREGHFVFEGERYPTEHTHGTGCTFSAVITAELAKGRSVYDAVAKAKAFIALAIKHTPEIGQGRGPVNHFAYQSQKGWD is encoded by the coding sequence ATTCAGAAACCTAAAATTGCATTAACTATTGCAGGGACAGATCCATCTGGGGGAGCAGGTGCAATGGCAGACTTAAAGTCTTTTCATGCATGCGGTGTTTATGGAATGAGTGCTATCACGAGTATCGTGGCACAAAATTCTCTAGGTGTGCAACACATTCATAACCTTGAACCTGCATGGTTAGAAGAACAACTCGCAAGTGTATTTAACGATGAACCACCACATGCCCTGAAGACAGGGATGATTCCAACACCTGACATGATGATGATTATTGAACGTTATTTAAAGAACTTTGACATACCATATGTTATTGATCCTGTCATGGTTGCTAAAAGTGGTGATTCATTGATGGCAGAGCAAGTTCGAAAGCAATTAAAAACAACATTGCTACCATACGCAGATGTTGCAACGCCAAATATTCCAGAAGCTGAAGAGATTACAGGCTTTCAATTGGATACAATGGAAAAGATTCATCGAGCAGGTGAATTCTTTATTAAAGAGATAGGATCTAAAGGCGTTGTCATTAAAGGGGGTCATTTGGCAGGTGATGCAACAGATCATCTTTTTACAAGAGAGGGACACTTTGTTTTTGAAGGTGAACGTTATCCAACTGAACATACACATGGTACAGGTTGTACATTCTCAGCAGTTATTACTGCAGAGTTGGCGAAAGGACGATCTGTTTATGATGCAGTTGCAAAGGCAAAAGCGTTTATTGCTTTAGCGATTAAACATACTCCAGAAATAGGACAGGGCAGAGGTCCGGTTAATCACTTTGCTTATCAATCACAGAAGGGATGGGACTAA
- a CDS encoding single-stranded DNA-binding protein, translating to MISINQIKAIGTVSKAPKYYEKPGSYFVTFFLAVERNYKGKDNHPIFDYLNCKAFGPVAIQIDQEVNQGDLLSIEGYLTTRRYQFNDEKRFSTEIVVESVEILEVPPLIESNDHTLV from the coding sequence GTGATAAGTATTAATCAAATTAAAGCAATCGGCACTGTCTCAAAAGCACCTAAGTACTATGAAAAACCAGGAAGTTATTTTGTGACCTTTTTTCTTGCGGTAGAACGCAATTACAAAGGGAAGGATAACCATCCCATCTTTGATTACTTAAATTGTAAAGCATTTGGCCCTGTTGCGATACAAATTGATCAAGAAGTGAATCAAGGAGATCTACTATCTATTGAAGGTTATCTTACAACACGTCGTTATCAATTTAACGATGAAAAACGTTTTTCAACAGAAATTGTCGTTGAATCTGTTGAAATATTAGAAGTCCCACCCCTTATCGAATCCAACGACCACACACTTGTTTAG
- a CDS encoding YwpF-like family protein, giving the protein MKTFKAVRFQIVSDNSSVTEYELIDGVIINKEDRGTGWLLEIVISDIHKEQMTAYMEDNQLLNIRVVITRPSNDPALFDATIKHITQLKDKISVIFECHIYTLRQVYAESLLEQLVDEGLEGEALIKAFNRKMQSKPRLKDERQ; this is encoded by the coding sequence ATGAAGACATTCAAAGCCGTACGCTTTCAAATTGTATCTGATAACAGCAGTGTAACTGAGTACGAACTGATTGATGGGGTCATTATTAATAAAGAAGATCGTGGAACAGGATGGCTACTTGAAATTGTCATTTCAGATATTCACAAAGAACAGATGACAGCCTATATGGAAGATAATCAACTTCTCAACATTCGTGTGGTCATTACACGTCCATCTAACGATCCTGCACTCTTTGATGCAACGATTAAGCACATTACACAACTCAAAGATAAAATTTCCGTTATTTTTGAATGTCACATTTATACATTGCGTCAAGTGTATGCGGAGAGCTTATTAGAACAACTTGTTGATGAAGGATTAGAAGGAGAAGCGCTGATCAAAGCTTTCAATCGAAAAATGCAATCAAAACCTCGCCTTAAAGATGAACGCCAGTAA
- the fabZ gene encoding 3-hydroxyacyl-ACP dehydratase FabZ: METIFDYNEIKKIIPHRQPFLLIDKIVEYEEGQRCVGIKQVSGNEPFFQGHFPDYAVMPGVLITEALAQTGAVAMLNSEENRGKIALFAGIDKCRFKRQVVPGDTLRLEVEITKIKGPIGKGTAKATVDGQLACSCELTFALQSPE, from the coding sequence ATGGAAACTATTTTTGATTATAATGAAATTAAAAAAATTATTCCGCATCGTCAGCCATTTTTGTTGATTGACAAGATTGTAGAATACGAAGAAGGTCAGCGTTGTGTCGGCATTAAACAAGTATCAGGCAATGAGCCCTTTTTTCAAGGACATTTTCCTGATTATGCTGTGATGCCAGGTGTATTAATTACAGAAGCCCTTGCACAAACAGGTGCGGTTGCGATGTTGAACAGTGAAGAAAACAGAGGGAAAATCGCACTATTCGCAGGAATTGATAAATGTCGTTTTAAAAGACAAGTTGTTCCCGGGGATACATTGAGATTAGAGGTTGAAATCACAAAAATAAAGGGACCTATCGGTAAAGGGACAGCCAAAGCAACGGTAGATGGTCAACTTGCATGTAGCTGTGAACTTACATTTGCCTTACAGTCACCAGAATAA
- the murA gene encoding UDP-N-acetylglucosamine 1-carboxyvinyltransferase: MDKIIVRGGQTLKGSVMVEGAKNAVLPIITAALLASEGKSELRNVPPLSDVDTINNVLSVLNADVSYDEATQVVSVDATKQLNEEAPYEYVSKMRASILVMGPLLARLGVAKVALPGGCAIGSRPIEQHLKGFEALGAEIHQEAGFIHATAENGLVGNDIHLDFPSVGATQNIMMAASLAKGRTVIENVAREPEIVDLANYINEMGGDVKGAGTDTITIHGVEVLKGVSHAIIPDRIVAGTLMIAAAITRGDVFVKGAIKEHMTSLVYKLEEMGVELEYREDGIRVTAPEQLKPVDVKTLPHPGFPTDMQSQMMALLLTAEGHKILTETVFENRFMHVAEFKRMNANISVEGRNAKIQGKSQLQGAQVKATDLRAAAALILAGLVAEGETTVTELKHLDRGYVDFHGKLKALGADIERIND, from the coding sequence ATGGATAAAATTATTGTACGAGGCGGACAAACTTTAAAAGGGAGCGTAATGGTAGAAGGTGCGAAGAATGCAGTTTTACCTATTATTACTGCGGCATTATTAGCTAGTGAAGGTAAAAGTGAATTACGCAATGTGCCCCCTTTGAGTGATGTTGACACAATCAATAATGTTTTGAGTGTTTTGAATGCGGATGTTTCTTATGATGAAGCAACACAAGTTGTATCAGTGGATGCAACGAAGCAATTGAATGAAGAAGCCCCTTATGAATATGTTAGCAAGATGCGTGCAAGTATTCTTGTAATGGGACCGTTACTCGCACGACTCGGTGTGGCAAAGGTTGCATTACCAGGTGGATGTGCCATTGGATCACGTCCGATTGAGCAACATTTGAAAGGATTCGAAGCATTAGGAGCAGAAATACATCAAGAAGCAGGGTTTATTCACGCAACAGCTGAAAATGGTTTAGTTGGTAATGATATACACTTAGACTTCCCAAGTGTCGGTGCTACACAAAACATTATGATGGCAGCTTCATTAGCAAAAGGGCGTACCGTCATCGAAAATGTTGCACGTGAGCCAGAAATTGTCGACCTTGCCAACTACATCAACGAAATGGGTGGCGATGTGAAAGGGGCAGGAACAGATACAATTACGATTCATGGTGTAGAAGTATTAAAAGGTGTATCTCATGCGATTATTCCTGACCGCATTGTAGCAGGTACATTGATGATTGCAGCAGCGATTACACGTGGTGATGTATTTGTGAAAGGTGCAATTAAAGAGCATATGACAAGTCTTGTATATAAACTTGAAGAAATGGGTGTGGAACTTGAATACCGTGAAGATGGTATTCGTGTTACAGCACCTGAACAACTTAAACCTGTCGACGTGAAAACATTACCGCATCCAGGCTTCCCAACGGATATGCAATCACAAATGATGGCACTTTTATTAACAGCTGAAGGCCATAAAATCTTGACAGAAACTGTATTTGAGAATCGTTTTATGCATGTAGCTGAATTTAAACGCATGAATGCTAATATTTCGGTTGAAGGTCGCAATGCAAAGATTCAAGGTAAAAGTCAATTACAAGGAGCTCAAGTAAAAGCAACAGACTTACGTGCAGCAGCAGCGTTAATATTAGCAGGTCTTGTCGCTGAAGGTGAAACGACAGTTACAGAGTTAAAGCATCTTGATCGTGGTTATGTAGATTTCCACGGCAAGTTAAAAGCACTCGGCGCAGACATCGAACGTATCAATGATTAA
- a CDS encoding DUF1146 family protein, with protein MEYLGQFAVAHIIMHVLCICVAYWALNAVRLEQFFKKGYPVQVQVVMIFLAIVIGTGVSNFVIDLLQFSTQIKYLF; from the coding sequence ATGGAATATCTAGGACAGTTTGCGGTAGCACATATTATCATGCATGTACTCTGTATTTGTGTTGCATACTGGGCATTAAATGCAGTTCGTTTAGAACAGTTTTTCAAAAAAGGATATCCTGTCCAAGTACAAGTTGTTATGATATTTTTAGCAATTGTTATCGGAACAGGGGTCAGCAATTTTGTCATTGATTTACTTCAGTTTTCAACACAAATTAAATATTTATTTTAG
- a CDS encoding F0F1 ATP synthase subunit epsilon: protein MNTLTLDIVTPNGSVYNEDNVEIVVLQTTAGEMGVMHGHIPTVAPLKIGHIKVTRDGQSDYIAVTEGFAEIRREKVNILVQSAESAEDIDLERAKSAKQRATFYLESDKEDTDMKRAERALKRAENRIEVAKFK, encoded by the coding sequence ATGAATACATTAACCTTAGATATCGTCACTCCTAATGGTTCTGTTTATAATGAAGACAACGTAGAAATCGTTGTTTTACAAACAACAGCAGGCGAGATGGGTGTGATGCATGGTCACATTCCGACAGTTGCGCCATTAAAAATTGGTCATATCAAAGTGACAAGAGACGGTCAGTCCGACTATATAGCTGTGACTGAAGGATTTGCTGAAATTCGTCGAGAAAAAGTCAACATCTTAGTTCAGTCAGCTGAATCAGCAGAGGATATTGATTTAGAACGTGCGAAATCAGCAAAACAGCGTGCAACATTTTATCTTGAGAGCGACAAAGAAGATACAGATATGAAGCGTGCAGAACGTGCATTGAAGCGCGCAGAAAACCGTATCGAAGTAGCCAAGTTCAAATAA
- the atpD gene encoding F0F1 ATP synthase subunit beta, translating into MGLGRVTQVMGPVIDVRFEHDEMPNINNALVIEVPRDGESESLTLEVALHLGDDVVRTIAMDSTDGVQRGAEVKDTGAPISVPVGDATLGRVFNVLGDHIDLDGEIDASVRRDPIHRQAPTFDELSTEVEILETGIKVVDLLAPYIKGGKIGLFGGAGVGKTVLIQELINNIAQEHGGISVFAGVGERTREGNDLYYEMKDSGVIAKTAMVFGQMNEPPGARMRVALSGLTMAEYFRDEQGQDVLLFIDNIFRFTQAGSEVSALLGRMPSAVGYQPTLATEMGQLQERITSTTKGSVTSIQAVFVPADDYTDPAPATAFAHLDATTNLERKLSEMGIYPAVDPLASTSRALEPTIVGQEHYEVARQVQSTLQKYRELQDIIAILGMDELSDEDKKTVERARRIQFFLSQNFHVAEQFTGQPGSYVPVKDTVQDFKAILEGKYDHIPEDAFRLVGGIDDVLAKAKDMGVEV; encoded by the coding sequence ATGGGATTAGGCCGTGTAACTCAGGTCATGGGTCCAGTCATCGACGTGCGTTTTGAGCATGATGAAATGCCAAACATTAACAATGCACTTGTGATTGAAGTACCTAGAGATGGCGAATCTGAGAGTTTAACTTTAGAAGTTGCGCTACATTTAGGTGACGACGTTGTACGTACAATTGCAATGGACTCTACTGACGGTGTGCAACGTGGTGCAGAAGTAAAAGATACTGGGGCACCAATTAGTGTACCAGTAGGTGATGCGACGTTAGGTCGAGTATTTAATGTATTAGGTGATCACATTGACTTAGATGGTGAAATTGATGCGTCAGTACGTCGTGATCCAATCCATCGTCAAGCACCAACATTTGATGAACTCTCTACAGAAGTAGAAATTTTAGAAACAGGTATTAAAGTTGTTGACTTATTAGCCCCTTACATTAAAGGTGGTAAAATCGGATTATTCGGTGGTGCCGGTGTAGGTAAAACAGTATTAATTCAAGAATTGATCAACAACATCGCTCAAGAGCACGGTGGTATTTCAGTATTCGCCGGTGTAGGTGAGCGTACACGTGAAGGTAACGACCTTTACTACGAAATGAAAGACAGTGGTGTTATCGCTAAAACAGCGATGGTATTCGGTCAAATGAATGAGCCACCTGGTGCGCGTATGCGTGTTGCCTTATCAGGTTTAACAATGGCTGAATATTTCCGTGATGAACAAGGTCAAGACGTATTATTGTTCATCGATAACATCTTCCGTTTTACACAAGCAGGTTCAGAGGTGTCAGCTTTATTAGGCCGTATGCCTTCTGCCGTAGGTTATCAACCAACACTTGCAACTGAGATGGGTCAATTACAAGAGCGTATCACATCTACAACGAAAGGTTCAGTAACATCTATCCAAGCGGTATTCGTACCTGCCGATGACTATACTGACCCAGCGCCAGCAACAGCTTTCGCCCACTTAGATGCAACAACAAACTTAGAGCGTAAATTGAGTGAAATGGGTATTTATCCAGCAGTAGACCCATTAGCTTCTACTTCGCGTGCTTTAGAACCAACAATCGTCGGTCAAGAGCACTACGAAGTTGCACGTCAAGTACAATCAACACTTCAAAAATACCGTGAATTACAAGATATTATCGCAATTCTTGGTATGGATGAATTGTCTGATGAAGATAAGAAAACAGTTGAACGCGCACGTCGTATTCAATTCTTCTTATCACAAAACTTCCACGTAGCAGAACAATTTACAGGTCAACCGGGTTCATATGTACCAGTTAAAGATACAGTTCAAGACTTCAAAGCAATCTTAGAAGGTAAATATGACCATATCCCTGAAGATGCTTTCCGTTTAGTGGGTGGCATTGATGATGTACTTGCAAAAGCAAAAGATATGGGTGTTGAAGTATAA
- the atpG gene encoding ATP synthase F1 subunit gamma: MASLKEIDSRIKSTKKMKQITSAMNMVSNSKLRKAEKNAKTFRPYMDKMQDAVTAIAGTNTSSSHPMLVKRPTKRVGYMVLTSDRGLAGAYNANVLKTMIRDIDARHQNPEEYSIIVLGQIGVSFLQNRGYQVANALTDIPDQPSFKAVQAIAKRAVDLYVSEEIDELHVYYSHYISVIENKPTSRQLLPLSSENASEGHGNMASYEFEPDKESILQVLLPQYIESLIYGTILDAKASEHASRMNAMKNASDNATEMIDDLSLEFNRARQAAITQQITEIVGGSAALE, encoded by the coding sequence GTGGCTTCTTTAAAAGAGATAGATTCTCGTATAAAATCAACCAAAAAGATGAAGCAAATTACGAGTGCAATGAACATGGTATCGAACTCAAAACTTCGTAAGGCGGAGAAAAATGCGAAAACATTTAGACCTTACATGGATAAAATGCAAGACGCAGTGACTGCGATTGCAGGTACCAATACGTCATCTTCACATCCAATGCTTGTCAAACGCCCAACAAAACGTGTGGGTTATATGGTCTTAACGAGTGATCGTGGTTTAGCAGGTGCATACAATGCAAACGTATTGAAAACAATGATACGTGATATCGATGCACGTCATCAAAATCCAGAAGAGTACAGTATTATCGTTCTCGGACAAATCGGTGTATCATTCTTACAAAACCGTGGCTATCAAGTGGCGAATGCATTAACAGATATTCCTGATCAACCATCATTCAAGGCTGTACAAGCAATTGCGAAACGTGCCGTAGACTTATATGTCAGCGAAGAAATTGACGAATTGCATGTATATTACAGCCATTATATTAGTGTGATTGAAAACAAACCGACAAGCAGACAGTTGTTACCATTATCTTCTGAGAACGCAAGCGAAGGCCATGGCAACATGGCATCATACGAATTTGAACCGGATAAAGAATCAATTCTACAAGTATTGTTACCACAATATATTGAAAGTCTGATTTACGGTACAATTCTCGATGCGAAAGCCAGCGAGCACGCATCACGTATGAATGCAATGAAGAATGCGTCTGATAATGCGACTGAAATGATTGATGATTTATCTTTAGAATTCAACCGTGCGCGTCAAGCAGCCATCACGCAACAAATTACGGAAATTGTTGGTGGTTCAGCAGCATTGGAATAA